A single region of the Pan troglodytes isolate AG18354 chromosome 18, NHGRI_mPanTro3-v2.0_pri, whole genome shotgun sequence genome encodes:
- the CBLN1 gene encoding cerebellin-1 has translation MLGVLELLLLGAAWLAGPARGQNETEPIVLEGKCLVVCDSNPTSDPTGTALGISVRSGSAKVAFSAIRSTNHEPSEMSNRTMIIYFDQVLVNIGNNFDSERSTFIAPRKGIYSFNFHVVKVYNRQTIQVSLMLNGWPVISAFAGDQDVTREAASNGVLIQMEKGDRAYLKLERGNLMGGWKYSTFSGFLVFPL, from the exons ATGCTGGGCGTCCtagagctgctgctgctgggggctGCGTGGCTGGCGGGCCCGGCCCGCGGGCAGAATGAGACGGAGCCCATCGTGCTGGAGGGCAAGTGCCTGGTGGTGTGCGACTCCAACCCCACGTCCGACCCCACGGGCACTGCCCTGGGCATCTCTGTGCGCTCTGGCAGCGCCAAGGTGGCTTTCTCTGCCATCAGGAGCACCAACCACGAGCCGTCCGAGATGAGTAATCGCACCATGATCATCTACTTCGACCAG GTACTAGTGAACATTGGGAACAACTTTGATTCAGAACGCAGCACTTTCATCGCCCCGCGCAAAGGGATCTACAGTTTTAACTTCCACGTGGTAAAAGTCTACAACAGACAGACCATCCAG gtGAGCCTCATGCTAAACGGGTGGCCGGTGATTTCAGCCTTCGCTGGTGACCAGGACGTGACCCGGGAGGCCGCCAGCAACGGAGTCCTAATCCAAATGGAGAAAGGCGACCGAGCATACCTCAAGCTGGAGCGGGGAAACTTGATGGGGGGCTGGAAGTACTCGACCTTCTCCGGATTCCTCGTGTTTCCTCTCTGA